The following are encoded in a window of Nitrospirota bacterium genomic DNA:
- the rpmC gene encoding 50S ribosomal protein L29, with the protein MKPSELRALTIEELKQKEQDLRKELFNLRFQQATGEIENPKRIHFVKKDIARVLTLITEKSKNIRSLEKAIR; encoded by the coding sequence ATGAAGCCATCCGAGCTTCGAGCGTTGACAATAGAAGAGCTTAAACAAAAGGAACAGGATTTAAGGAAGGAACTCTTTAATTTAAGATTTCAACAGGCAACTGGTGAAATAGAAAATCCAAAGCGTATCCATTTTGTGAAAAAGGATATAGCAAGGGTTTTGACCCTAATTACTGAGAAGTCAAAAAATATACGAAGTCTTGAGAAAGCAATAAGATAG
- the rpsQ gene encoding 30S ribosomal protein S17 encodes MPKKIYTGKVISNKMDKTVVVAVTRLFQHPIYKKTVKRITKLKAHDENNKCKVGDIVKIIETRPLSKEKKWMVID; translated from the coding sequence ATGCCTAAGAAGATTTATACAGGTAAAGTAATCAGTAACAAGATGGATAAGACAGTTGTTGTTGCTGTCACAAGACTTTTTCAGCATCCTATTTATAAGAAAACAGTGAAGAGGATAACAAAACTAAAAGCACATGATGAAAATAACAAATGTAAAGTTGGAGATATTGTAAAGATTATAGAAACAAGACCACTAAGCAAAGAGAAAAAGTGGATGGTAATAGATTAG
- the rplE gene encoding 50S ribosomal protein L5 yields MPRLKERYLKEIVPKMMKEFSYKNVMEVPKIEKIVLNVGLGEAIQNIKLLDAAQKELGAITGQKAVITKAKKSIASFKLRKGTPIGCKVTLRGKIMYEFLDRFINIALPRIRDFKGVAGKSFDGRGNYNIGIKEQFIFPEVEYDKVEMVHGLDITVCTTAKTDKESKALLRYFGMPFRN; encoded by the coding sequence ATGCCAAGACTTAAAGAGAGATATCTAAAAGAGATTGTACCTAAAATGATGAAGGAATTCTCATATAAAAATGTAATGGAAGTTCCTAAGATAGAGAAGATTGTATTAAATGTAGGCCTTGGTGAGGCTATACAAAATATAAAATTACTTGATGCGGCCCAGAAAGAACTTGGTGCCATAACCGGTCAGAAGGCAGTTATTACAAAAGCAAAGAAATCAATCGCATCGTTCAAATTAAGGAAAGGCACTCCAATCGGTTGTAAGGTTACACTTCGTGGGAAAATTATGTATGAGTTTCTTGATAGATTTATAAATATTGCGTTGCCAAGAATCAGAGACTTTAAAGGCGTAGCAGGAAAGTCTTTTGATGGAAGAGGGAATTATAATATAGGTATAAAAGAACAATTCATTTTTCCTGAAGTAGAATACGATAAGGTAGAAATGGTTCATGGGCTTGATATTACAGTATGCACAACAGCTAAGACTGATAAAGAAAGTAAAGCCCTTTTGCGCTATTTCGGTATGCCCTTCAGGAACTGA
- the rplO gene encoding 50S ribosomal protein L15, with product MRIQDLKPADGSRKRKKRVGRGIGSGHGKTSCKGHKGQKSRSGGTKGPGFEGGQMPLQRRLPKRGFKNYFKKEYAFINLKDISKIEDLDTITPEILFEKGIIKKLKHGLKVLGEGEINRPITIKAVAFSASALSKIAAAGGKAEVV from the coding sequence ATGAGGATTCAGGATTTAAAACCTGCTGATGGTAGCAGAAAAAGGAAGAAGAGAGTTGGAAGAGGAATAGGATCGGGTCATGGCAAAACCTCTTGTAAAGGTCATAAAGGACAGAAATCCCGCTCAGGTGGAACTAAAGGGCCGGGGTTTGAAGGTGGTCAGATGCCATTACAGAGGCGGCTTCCAAAGAGAGGATTTAAAAACTATTTTAAAAAAGAATACGCTTTTATTAATTTGAAAGATATAAGCAAAATTGAAGACTTAGATACAATCACACCTGAAATTCTTTTTGAAAAAGGTATAATAAAAAAGTTAAAGCACGGGCTCAAAGTGCTTGGAGAAGGTGAAATAAACAGACCTATTACAATAAAGGCAGTTGCATTCAGTGCTTCTGCGCTTTCCAAGATAGCCGCAGCAGGTGGTAAAGCAGAGGTAGTATAG
- a CDS encoding type Z 30S ribosomal protein S14, with protein sequence MAKICMMEKAKRPPKFRVRAHNRCKLCGRPRAYLRRFGICRICFRMLALEGQIPGVIKASW encoded by the coding sequence ATGGCAAAGATTTGTATGATGGAAAAGGCTAAAAGACCGCCAAAGTTTAGGGTAAGGGCACATAATAGATGTAAATTGTGCGGTAGACCAAGGGCTTATTTACGTCGATTTGGCATATGCAGAATTTGTTTCAGAATGTTAGCACTTGAAGGCCAGATACCTGGTGTTATAAAAGCGAGCTGGTAA
- the rplC gene encoding 50S ribosomal protein L3 produces MMVGILGKKVGMTQIFTEDGKACPVTVIEAGPCCVVQVKTIKKDGYEAVKLGFIEINEKKLNKPTLGVFKKAGVKPYRILREFPLSGLKVGDIITVEQFSKGEKVSISGVSKGKGFQGVMKRHHFSGGPGSHGSMFNRAPGSIGASSFPSRVWKNQKLPGHMGSENVTVKNLEIIDVRPDQNLLLIKGAVPGARGLFVEIRKDEYARD; encoded by the coding sequence ATTATGGTTGGGATATTAGGTAAAAAAGTTGGAATGACTCAGATATTCACAGAAGATGGGAAAGCATGTCCTGTGACTGTAATTGAGGCTGGTCCATGTTGTGTTGTTCAGGTAAAAACTATTAAGAAAGATGGATACGAGGCTGTAAAATTAGGATTTATAGAGATAAATGAAAAGAAATTGAATAAGCCAACATTAGGTGTTTTTAAAAAGGCAGGGGTTAAACCATATAGAATATTGAGAGAGTTTCCTTTAAGCGGACTTAAAGTTGGAGATATTATAACGGTTGAGCAATTTTCAAAAGGTGAGAAAGTTTCTATATCTGGTGTTTCAAAAGGCAAGGGATTTCAAGGTGTTATGAAAAGACACCATTTTTCAGGAGGTCCTGGTTCACATGGTTCGATGTTTAATAGGGCACCCGGTTCAATTGGTGCAAGTTCTTTTCCTTCAAGGGTTTGGAAGAATCAGAAACTTCCAGGGCATATGGGCAGTGAAAACGTGACTGTTAAGAATCTTGAGATAATCGATGTGAGACCCGATCAGAATCTTCTCCTTATAAAGGGTGCGGTTCCCGGTGCAAGAGGTCTTTTTGTAGAAATCAGGAAGGATGAGTATGCCAGAGATTGA
- a CDS encoding 50S ribosomal protein L24 translates to MGLKIKKNDTVLVIAGKEKGKKGRVLSVYSAKNMLLIEKINMIKRHMKPSKKYAQGGIIEKEAPLHISNVMLICPKCDKPTKIGNTYLENNKKVRSCKKCNEVIDS, encoded by the coding sequence ATGGGTCTAAAGATAAAGAAAAACGATACGGTTCTTGTTATTGCAGGAAAGGAAAAAGGTAAAAAAGGAAGGGTTCTCTCAGTGTATTCAGCAAAGAATATGCTTCTTATAGAGAAGATTAATATGATTAAAAGACATATGAAACCTTCAAAAAAATATGCACAGGGAGGAATTATTGAAAAAGAGGCACCTCTTCATATATCGAATGTGATGTTAATCTGTCCAAAATGTGATAAACCCACAAAGATTGGGAATACTTATTTAGAGAATAATAAGAAGGTGCGTAGTTGTAAAAAATGCAATGAGGTGATCGACAGTTGA
- the rplW gene encoding 50S ribosomal protein L23, with the protein MEKLYNIIKKPLFTEKGGNLKERENKILVEVFADANKIEIKKAIEEIFKVKVEKISTLNIKGKFKRYGRSIGKRPDRKKAIITLKKGEKLDFIEGT; encoded by the coding sequence GTGGAAAAACTTTATAACATAATTAAGAAGCCACTTTTTACGGAGAAGGGTGGTAATCTTAAAGAAAGAGAAAATAAGATACTTGTTGAGGTATTTGCTGATGCCAACAAGATTGAAATAAAAAAGGCAATTGAAGAGATTTTTAAGGTTAAAGTAGAAAAAATTTCTACTTTAAATATAAAAGGTAAATTTAAGAGATATGGAAGGTCAATTGGAAAGAGGCCTGATCGGAAAAAAGCAATCATTACCTTAAAAAAGGGAGAGAAACTTGATTTTATTGAGGGAACATAA
- the rpsH gene encoding 30S ribosomal protein S8, producing the protein MLTDPIADMLTRIRNAIRIKAEKVDIPISKMKIEIAKILKEEGFIRAYKILKDRRQGILRIILKYTDNECVITGLKRVSKPGRRVYSGKKEIPKVMGGLGIAIMTTSKGIFSDKVCRREGIGGEVICYVW; encoded by the coding sequence ATGTTAACTGATCCAATTGCAGACATGCTTACAAGGATTAGAAATGCAATCCGTATCAAGGCGGAAAAAGTTGATATCCCCATTTCTAAGATGAAGATTGAGATAGCAAAGATATTGAAAGAGGAAGGTTTTATAAGAGCATATAAAATTCTGAAAGATAGAAGACAGGGCATTCTCAGAATAATTCTGAAATATACGGATAATGAATGCGTTATTACGGGATTGAAAAGAGTGAGTAAGCCGGGTAGAAGGGTTTACTCAGGAAAAAAAGAGATACCTAAAGTAATGGGCGGACTCGGAATAGCAATTATGACAACTTCAAAAGGGATTTTTAGTGATAAGGTATGTAGAAGGGAAGGAATTGGAGGAGAAGTTATCTGTTATGTGTGGTAA
- a CDS encoding 50S ribosomal protein L18 — MSEFTKEAKERRHKRIRKKVIGTPERPRLSVYRSLNHIYAQIIDDSKGHTIISSSSLDKEFADEKSHKGNKKMAKLVGALIAKKAIEKGIRKVVFDRGGYLYHGSVRVLAESAREAGLDF, encoded by the coding sequence TTGTCAGAATTTACAAAAGAAGCTAAAGAGCGGCGTCATAAAAGGATAAGGAAAAAGGTTATCGGGACTCCTGAAAGGCCCAGATTATCTGTTTATCGGAGTTTAAATCACATATATGCCCAGATAATAGACGACTCTAAAGGACATACAATAATTAGTTCATCAAGTCTTGATAAAGAATTTGCAGATGAAAAGTCACATAAAGGCAATAAGAAGATGGCAAAATTAGTAGGTGCACTTATAGCAAAGAAGGCTATTGAAAAAGGTATTAGAAAGGTTGTGTTTGATAGGGGTGGTTATCTCTACCACGGAAGTGTCAGAGTGCTCGCTGAATCTGCAAGGGAAGCAGGATTAGATTTTTAG
- the rplD gene encoding 50S ribosomal protein L4, translated as MPEIEVKDRNNNTVEKITLNDGIFAVSANMGVIHEAIVNFLANQRQGTAATKTRGMVRGGGKKPWRQKHTGRARAGSIRSPLWRGGGTVFGPQVRDYSCALPKKQKRLALLSAINEKISNGEVVVIDELSLEKPKTKNMIEILKNFGFEKKSVLIVIPEKDDAILLSTRNIPGVDVTRVMDLNTYDVIVHDILLMTKDAIKRLEEIKG; from the coding sequence ATGCCAGAGATTGAAGTAAAGGATAGAAATAATAATACTGTTGAGAAAATAACTTTGAATGATGGTATCTTTGCTGTTTCAGCGAATATGGGAGTGATTCACGAAGCTATCGTGAATTTTCTTGCAAATCAGAGACAGGGGACTGCTGCTACAAAGACAAGGGGAATGGTTAGAGGTGGCGGGAAAAAACCGTGGAGACAGAAACATACTGGCAGAGCAAGGGCAGGGAGTATCAGGTCACCTTTGTGGCGTGGTGGTGGAACTGTATTTGGACCTCAAGTTAGAGACTATTCCTGTGCACTGCCTAAAAAACAAAAAAGACTTGCATTATTATCTGCAATAAATGAAAAGATTTCAAATGGTGAAGTTGTTGTAATAGATGAATTATCATTAGAAAAGCCAAAGACAAAAAATATGATAGAAATATTAAAAAACTTTGGGTTTGAGAAAAAAAGCGTTCTCATCGTAATTCCCGAAAAAGACGATGCAATTTTATTATCAACCAGAAATATTCCTGGTGTAGATGTCACAAGAGTGATGGATCTGAACACATATGACGTTATTGTTCATGATATCCTTTTAATGACAAAAGATGCAATTAAACGGTTAGAGGAGATAAAGGGATAG
- the rpsS gene encoding 30S ribosomal protein S19, with protein MPRSLKKGPFVDEKLMKKVKAMIESGEKKLIKTWSRRSTIVPEFIGYTFAVHNGKKFIPVYITENMVGHKLGEFAPTRTFRSHAGAEKVATPKG; from the coding sequence TTGCCGAGATCTTTAAAAAAGGGTCCATTTGTTGATGAAAAACTGATGAAGAAGGTAAAGGCTATGATTGAAAGTGGAGAGAAGAAGCTTATTAAGACATGGTCGAGACGATCAACAATTGTACCTGAATTCATAGGATATACTTTTGCAGTGCATAATGGTAAAAAATTTATTCCTGTTTATATAACAGAGAATATGGTAGGACATAAACTTGGGGAATTTGCACCGACAAGGACATTTAGAAGCCATGCTGGTGCTGAAAAAGTAGCAACTCCAAAAGGATAA
- the rplV gene encoding 50S ribosomal protein L22, which yields MEAKAILKYARITPRKARRVVDLIRNKSAGDALVFLKFMPYRGSKFIEKVLKSAMANAEQKKVVNPEDMMIVKAFVDQGPVMKRVEPRAMGRANMIKKRTSHITLILSEKE from the coding sequence ATGGAAGCTAAAGCAATCTTAAAATATGCAAGGATTACACCGAGGAAAGCACGCAGGGTTGTTGATCTCATAAGAAATAAAAGTGCTGGAGATGCTCTTGTGTTTCTTAAGTTTATGCCTTACAGAGGCTCAAAATTTATTGAAAAGGTTCTTAAATCGGCTATGGCGAATGCAGAACAAAAGAAGGTTGTAAATCCAGAGGATATGATGATTGTTAAGGCATTTGTTGATCAGGGGCCTGTAATGAAAAGGGTTGAACCGAGGGCAATGGGGAGGGCAAATATGATAAAGAAAAGAACTTCCCATATAACCTTAATCTTATCTGAAAAGGAATGA
- the rplN gene encoding 50S ribosomal protein L14, whose protein sequence is MIQLRSMLEVADNSGAKKVQCIKVLGGFHKRYARLGDIVVVSVKEALPDSNIKKGTVAKAVVVRTKKEHRRSDGSYIRFDQNAVVLINAQGEPVGTRIFGPVARELRWKEFTKIISLAPEVL, encoded by the coding sequence ATGATTCAGTTGAGGAGTATGCTCGAAGTAGCAGATAATTCAGGTGCTAAAAAAGTTCAATGTATCAAGGTTCTCGGTGGATTTCATAAAAGATATGCACGGCTTGGAGACATTGTGGTTGTCAGCGTAAAGGAAGCATTGCCTGACAGCAACATTAAAAAGGGAACCGTTGCAAAGGCAGTTGTGGTAAGAACAAAAAAAGAGCATAGAAGATCTGATGGTTCTTATATACGTTTTGACCAAAATGCTGTTGTTCTTATAAACGCACAGGGTGAACCTGTTGGTACAAGAATTTTTGGGCCTGTTGCAAGAGAGCTTAGATGGAAAGAATTCACAAAAATTATCTCACTGGCACCAGAGGTTTTATAG
- the rplP gene encoding 50S ribosomal protein L16: MLMPKKVKFRKMQKGRMNGKAYSGSTVSFGEYGLKALEPGWISSAQIEAARIAITRHAKRGCKLWIRIFPDKPITKKPAETRMGKGKGAPEYWVAVVKPGRIIYEMSGVNESTAKEAMRLASHKLPIATRFVKRNEEVL; the protein is encoded by the coding sequence ATGTTAATGCCCAAAAAAGTTAAATTCAGAAAAATGCAGAAAGGTAGAATGAATGGTAAAGCATATAGTGGTTCAACTGTTTCTTTCGGAGAATATGGATTAAAGGCACTCGAACCAGGATGGATCTCAAGTGCACAGATTGAAGCTGCAAGAATTGCAATTACAAGACATGCTAAAAGGGGTTGTAAGTTGTGGATTCGCATTTTTCCTGATAAACCAATTACCAAGAAGCCTGCTGAAACAAGGATGGGAAAAGGTAAAGGAGCACCAGAATATTGGGTAGCTGTGGTAAAGCCTGGAAGAATTATTTATGAAATGTCAGGAGTAAACGAATCTACTGCTAAAGAGGCTATGAGGCTTGCCTCTCATAAGTTGCCTATTGCTACACGGTTTGTAAAGAGAAATGAGGAGGTTTTATGA
- the rpsE gene encoding 30S ribosomal protein S5: MQKIYTEELNLKDKVIYINRVAKVVKGGRRFSFTALVVVGDGEGTVGVGKGKASEVPEAIRKAIEQAKKSLIKFPIKDGTIPHRVIGRFGSGIVVINPAVKGTGIIAGGAVRAILEVAGVQNVVSKSLRSHNPFNSVKATLNGLKSLKDPDSVIKIRGKGEEEPQEVS; this comes from the coding sequence GTGCAGAAAATCTATACGGAAGAACTGAATTTAAAAGATAAGGTTATATATATTAACAGAGTAGCAAAAGTAGTTAAGGGTGGAAGGCGCTTTTCATTTACCGCTCTTGTTGTTGTTGGAGATGGAGAGGGAACAGTTGGTGTAGGAAAGGGTAAGGCATCAGAAGTTCCTGAGGCCATAAGGAAAGCTATAGAGCAAGCAAAGAAGTCACTTATAAAATTCCCAATCAAAGATGGAACAATACCGCACAGGGTTATCGGAAGATTTGGATCAGGGATTGTTGTAATAAATCCTGCTGTTAAAGGAACGGGCATTATAGCAGGAGGAGCTGTAAGAGCCATTCTTGAAGTTGCAGGAGTTCAGAATGTGGTTTCTAAATCTCTTAGGAGTCATAATCCATTCAATTCTGTTAAAGCAACTCTGAATGGGCTTAAGAGCTTGAAAGACCCTGATAGTGTTATAAAAATAAGGGGTAAAGGTGAAGAGGAACCCCAGGAGGTGTCATGA
- the rplB gene encoding 50S ribosomal protein L2 produces MGIKKFNPTSPARRFQSASDFADITKDKPYKPLLKSLKRTGGRNNIGHVTAWHRGGGNKKTYRVIDFKRDKIGVPGKVASIEYDPNRSARIALINYRDGEKRYIIAPVGLQVGEELVSGKGAEIKVGNALPLSDMPLGTFIHNIEIRPGEGAKLVRSAGTSAQLIAKEDDYVQVKLSSNEVRLIPSSCMATIGQVSNMDHENISYGKAGRIRALGKRPHVRGVAMNPIDHPLGGGEGKASGGRPACTPWGKPEGVKTRHNKRTDKFIFKRRK; encoded by the coding sequence ATGGGTATTAAAAAATTCAACCCTACATCACCAGCCAGGAGATTTCAGAGTGCTTCTGACTTTGCAGATATAACTAAAGATAAACCATATAAACCATTGCTTAAGTCCCTTAAAAGGACTGGAGGGAGAAACAATATAGGTCATGTTACTGCCTGGCATAGAGGTGGTGGAAACAAAAAGACATACAGGGTCATAGACTTTAAAAGGGATAAAATAGGAGTGCCTGGTAAAGTTGCATCTATTGAGTATGATCCGAATCGGTCAGCAAGGATCGCTCTTATTAACTACCGAGATGGTGAAAAAAGATACATAATAGCACCTGTGGGGTTACAGGTAGGAGAAGAACTGGTATCAGGAAAAGGTGCTGAAATAAAAGTAGGAAATGCTTTACCTTTGAGTGATATGCCCTTAGGAACATTTATTCATAATATCGAGATAAGACCTGGAGAAGGGGCAAAACTTGTTAGAAGTGCAGGCACTTCAGCACAGTTAATAGCCAAAGAGGATGATTATGTTCAGGTCAAGCTTTCATCAAATGAGGTGCGTCTAATTCCATCAAGCTGTATGGCAACAATAGGACAGGTTAGTAACATGGATCATGAAAACATATCTTATGGAAAAGCAGGTAGAATAAGAGCACTCGGAAAGCGGCCGCATGTTAGAGGTGTTGCTATGAATCCTATTGACCATCCACTTGGTGGAGGTGAGGGAAAGGCTTCAGGCGGAAGGCCAGCGTGTACGCCATGGGGAAAACCCGAGGGTGTAAAAACAAGACATAATAAGAGAACTGACAAGTTTATTTTTAAGAGGAGGAAGTAA
- the rpsC gene encoding 30S ribosomal protein S3, with translation MGQKTHPIGNRLGIIKNWDSRWYVKRGYNEQLLQDINIRRTLKQRLFHAGVPKIEIERTGQNIRIIIHTARPGIIIGKKGTEVEKLRKELKQMAGKEIAIDIKEIRKPEIDAQLVAENIALQLEKRVAFRRAMKKSVASALRFGTLGVKVACSGRLAGAEIARSEWYREGRVPLHTFRADIGYGFAQARTTYGIIGVKVWMYHGDIMPESTAKEL, from the coding sequence TTGGGTCAAAAGACGCATCCTATAGGGAATCGGCTGGGAATTATAAAAAACTGGGACTCGAGATGGTATGTCAAACGAGGATACAACGAACAGCTTCTTCAAGATATCAATATAAGAAGAACTCTTAAGCAAAGACTCTTTCATGCTGGTGTCCCTAAAATAGAAATAGAAAGAACAGGCCAGAATATCAGGATAATTATTCATACAGCAAGACCTGGCATAATTATTGGCAAAAAAGGAACAGAGGTCGAAAAGCTCAGAAAAGAACTCAAGCAGATGGCTGGTAAAGAAATAGCTATCGATATCAAAGAGATAAGGAAACCAGAGATAGATGCTCAACTTGTAGCTGAAAATATAGCACTTCAACTCGAAAAAAGGGTAGCGTTCAGACGTGCTATGAAAAAATCTGTTGCTTCTGCTCTAAGATTTGGAACGCTTGGTGTTAAGGTAGCTTGTTCAGGCAGACTCGCTGGAGCCGAAATAGCACGTTCCGAATGGTACAGGGAAGGACGGGTTCCTCTTCATACATTCAGAGCAGATATTGGTTATGGATTTGCACAGGCCAGAACGACCTATGGTATTATTGGCGTTAAGGTATGGATGTATCATGGTGATATAATGCCTGAAAGCACAGCTAAGGAGTTGTAA
- the rplF gene encoding 50S ribosomal protein L6, whose product MSRIGKKPIQIPEKVQVDINNKIIHVKGPKGELNWRCPDKISVSVNDSFVIIQRSGDSKAEQELHGLTRSMISNMIIGVSQGYQKVLDIVGVGYKAQVSSDKIILSLGYSHVAEFQLPEGIKASLDPKQTQITLTGIDKQQLGQVAASLRALRPPDAYKGKGIRYNRERIKLKVGKAGKK is encoded by the coding sequence ATGTCAAGAATTGGTAAAAAACCAATACAGATACCAGAAAAAGTTCAGGTAGACATAAACAATAAGATTATTCACGTGAAAGGGCCTAAAGGTGAATTGAACTGGAGATGCCCTGACAAGATATCAGTTTCAGTAAATGATAGCTTTGTGATTATTCAGCGCTCTGGTGATTCAAAGGCTGAGCAAGAACTCCATGGACTTACAAGAAGTATGATATCAAATATGATTATTGGTGTATCTCAGGGTTATCAGAAAGTACTTGACATCGTTGGAGTTGGCTATAAAGCTCAAGTATCCAGCGATAAGATTATTCTGTCACTTGGATATTCCCATGTTGCCGAATTTCAATTGCCAGAGGGTATTAAAGCCTCTTTAGATCCAAAACAGACTCAGATTACACTTACCGGCATCGATAAGCAGCAACTCGGACAAGTAGCCGCCAGCCTCAGAGCATTAAGGCCACCTGATGCGTATAAAGGAAAGGGTATCAGGTATAATCGTGAAAGAATTAAATTAAAGGTCGGGAAAGCGGGAAAGAAATAG